From one Myxococcales bacterium genomic stretch:
- a CDS encoding DUF2304 domain-containing protein, whose product MPFQELLARQQVTAVIVIVFALLLTIEFIRRRALMERYAILWLLASFVLIPMVLWFDLVAKLAQWIGIAYPPSMVLLTASLFIILILFHLTVALSQAKRHETKIVLQLAEQQEELEKLRQRVGELEKKEPPEAPVSGG is encoded by the coding sequence ATGCCTTTTCAGGAATTGTTGGCGCGCCAGCAGGTGACGGCGGTCATCGTCATCGTCTTCGCCCTCTTGCTGACGATCGAATTCATCCGCCGCCGGGCGTTGATGGAGCGGTATGCCATTTTGTGGCTGCTCGCCAGTTTCGTGCTGATCCCGATGGTGCTGTGGTTCGATCTGGTCGCCAAGCTGGCGCAATGGATCGGCATCGCCTACCCGCCGTCGATGGTGCTGCTCACCGCGAGCCTGTTTATCATTTTGATTTTGTTTCACCTGACCGTCGCGCTGAGCCAGGCCAAGCGGCATGAGACGAAGATCGTACTGCAACTGGCCGAGCAACAGGAAGAGTTGGAAAAGCTGCGCCAGCGCGTCGGGGAATTGGAGAAAAAGGAGCCGCCGGAAGCGCCCGTCAGCGGCGGATAA
- a CDS encoding glycosyltransferase: MRILMVIPYFVPWGGPAQVARELAGRLARHGHSISIWTTDAGSGDEREIAPPPEERGVELRVFPNLGARLARRQRGFLPLQMRTALRRELAGFDVVQVVEFRHLPGAWATAAADRQGVPVLLSPHGTVPNDPPRYRFKQIFDALYGRRVLRRAAHFHALNERERGELLAAGVAAEKITVIPNGVEPPPPVSADERQAARRRLGLPPADFVALFVGRLHSHKGLDTLISAAVRAKAYGVPVRVLLVGPDDGAMEECRQQAASAGLSDRVWFTGFLTGDRKREAFAAADCFVNLSRSEAMPVTVLEALAYRRPVLVGAAAAVDGLAAADAGWIVATGDGEAAGAALVAAAQAGPGRREELGANGRRLVEENYSWEIVAHRYEELFAALIRR; this comes from the coding sequence GTGCGCATTTTGATGGTCATACCGTATTTCGTCCCCTGGGGCGGTCCGGCGCAGGTCGCGCGGGAACTCGCCGGTCGCCTGGCCCGGCACGGCCATTCAATTTCAATCTGGACCACCGACGCCGGCAGCGGCGACGAACGAGAAATCGCGCCGCCACCCGAGGAGCGTGGCGTCGAGCTGCGGGTGTTTCCCAACCTCGGTGCGCGGCTCGCCCGCCGCCAGCGCGGTTTTCTCCCCCTGCAAATGCGCACCGCCTTGCGCCGCGAACTGGCCGGTTTCGACGTGGTGCAGGTCGTCGAATTCCGTCACTTGCCCGGCGCCTGGGCGACCGCCGCGGCCGACCGCCAAGGCGTCCCGGTGCTGCTTTCGCCCCACGGCACCGTACCCAACGACCCGCCGCGCTACCGCTTCAAGCAGATTTTCGACGCGTTGTACGGCCGCCGGGTGTTGCGCCGCGCCGCGCATTTTCACGCGCTGAACGAACGTGAACGCGGCGAACTGCTCGCCGCCGGCGTCGCGGCCGAAAAAATCACCGTCATTCCCAACGGCGTCGAGCCGCCGCCGCCGGTATCCGCCGATGAGCGGCAAGCGGCCCGCCGGCGGCTCGGTTTGCCGCCCGCGGATTTTGTCGCGCTCTTCGTCGGCCGCCTGCATTCGCACAAGGGGTTGGATACGTTGATTTCGGCGGCGGTGCGCGCCAAGGCGTACGGGGTTCCGGTCCGCGTGCTGCTCGTCGGCCCGGACGACGGCGCGATGGAGGAATGCCGGCAACAAGCGGCCTCCGCGGGGTTGTCGGATCGCGTCTGGTTCACCGGTTTTCTGACCGGCGACCGGAAGCGCGAGGCGTTCGCTGCGGCCGATTGTTTCGTCAACCTGTCGCGTTCCGAGGCGATGCCGGTGACCGTGCTCGAGGCGCTCGCCTACCGGCGGCCGGTGTTGGTCGGCGCGGCGGCGGCGGTGGACGGTCTGGCGGCGGCCGACGCGGGGTGGATCGTCGCGACCGGCGACGGCGAGGCGGCGGGCGCGGCGCTGGTCGCGGCGGCGCAGGCCGGACCGGGCCGGCGCGAGGAACTGGGCGCCAACGGTCGGCGGCTGGTGGAAGAAAATTACTCGTGGGAAATCGTCGCGCACCGCTACGAGGAACTGTTCGCCGCGCTTATCCGCCGCTGA
- a CDS encoding tetratricopeptide repeat protein: MLCRKRMWSLWLWLLVAAAPALAAEPVSWGWGAEGDMPAKVRSVVLECAAQAVRDGGRAEVVVLGAVKNLPEFRSALEKSKLAGGFWFGYQRKGQKETLFVWRVETGAADSPYRASPLGEYYDRPCNLAGRLVWELLDKPLEPYSIKLLEQAYGAWTKGDPLAADDFFRKAAYVSDKSAGLCRDAGRMWAENGRPDQALLWYQLALTRQPRDFLTYLWLARMYEQNDQPAEARQALLNALDTGPRLPVLLVSVGRHEVLNGRVTEGQQLLEEAARRDPDDPTTELELLRAAERNQDWGVASAALARVLALQGGSFELHQMLVDYQLRAGNYPAAEQTLNQLRKQAPNDPDLFHDYLRLLVATGRHAEAEPLLTDYLKRQPNAFWALYELGRIHYQARRFTEAAAVLERAAALAPADVQIQQLLNKTYELAGDKERSFAYYERRLTTRQESGNEELDRYLTLAQELGRQDRAAATLEQLLRGASRPAQRVAVAIALGRMQEKQGRPDEAIRTYRSLPGRFQRDPRLLFELGRLYFQMQDNEAGAAEFRELLVYSGDARLLMSAAKLCAGAGQHELSVDLLGAAYRADGQATTAGVLYLEQLLLREQDRGNLTLINELHQKVAQDDERELLYWLELFWYAETGRNDYFNELLPYALRLVARRPATKVELAEWASVVQDRLYGMRRGEMLDLLAVFARKIKAETFAAKYAVSLVEKTVKGD; encoded by the coding sequence ATGTTGTGCCGTAAACGAATGTGGAGCCTTTGGCTCTGGTTGCTCGTCGCCGCCGCGCCGGCCCTGGCCGCCGAGCCCGTTTCGTGGGGTTGGGGCGCCGAGGGCGACATGCCGGCGAAGGTGCGGTCGGTGGTGCTGGAATGCGCCGCGCAAGCGGTGCGCGACGGCGGCCGGGCCGAAGTGGTCGTGCTGGGCGCGGTGAAAAACCTGCCCGAATTCCGGTCGGCGCTGGAGAAAAGCAAGCTGGCCGGCGGTTTTTGGTTCGGCTATCAGCGCAAAGGCCAAAAGGAAACGCTCTTTGTCTGGCGGGTGGAGACGGGCGCGGCGGATTCGCCCTATCGCGCCAGCCCGCTGGGCGAGTATTACGACCGGCCGTGCAACCTGGCCGGCCGGCTGGTGTGGGAGTTGCTCGACAAGCCGCTGGAGCCTTATTCGATCAAGCTGCTCGAGCAGGCATACGGCGCCTGGACGAAAGGCGACCCGCTGGCCGCGGACGACTTCTTTCGCAAGGCGGCCTACGTGTCGGACAAATCCGCCGGTCTGTGCCGCGACGCGGGCCGGATGTGGGCGGAAAACGGCCGGCCCGATCAGGCGTTGTTGTGGTATCAACTGGCCCTGACGCGCCAGCCGCGCGATTTCCTGACGTACCTCTGGCTGGCCCGAATGTACGAGCAAAACGACCAGCCCGCCGAAGCCCGGCAGGCCTTGCTCAACGCCCTGGATACCGGCCCGCGCCTGCCGGTGCTGTTGGTCTCCGTCGGCCGCCATGAGGTTTTGAACGGCCGCGTCACCGAAGGCCAGCAACTCCTCGAGGAAGCGGCCCGCCGCGACCCGGACGATCCGACGACCGAACTGGAACTGCTGCGCGCCGCCGAGCGGAATCAGGATTGGGGCGTGGCGTCGGCGGCGCTGGCCCGTGTGCTGGCGCTGCAGGGCGGCTCGTTCGAACTGCACCAGATGCTGGTCGATTACCAACTGCGGGCCGGCAATTACCCCGCCGCCGAACAAACGCTGAACCAGTTGCGCAAACAGGCGCCCAACGACCCGGACCTGTTCCACGATTATCTGCGGCTGCTGGTCGCCACCGGCCGTCACGCCGAGGCCGAGCCGCTGCTGACCGATTATCTGAAACGTCAGCCCAATGCCTTCTGGGCGCTCTATGAACTGGGCCGCATCCATTATCAGGCGCGGCGTTTCACCGAGGCCGCCGCCGTCCTGGAGCGCGCCGCCGCCCTGGCGCCGGCCGATGTTCAGATCCAGCAATTGCTCAACAAAACCTACGAGCTGGCCGGCGACAAGGAACGCTCGTTCGCCTATTACGAGCGGCGGCTGACCACGCGGCAGGAGAGCGGCAACGAGGAGCTGGATCGCTACCTCACGCTGGCCCAGGAACTGGGCCGGCAGGATCGCGCCGCGGCCACGCTCGAGCAATTGCTGCGCGGTGCGTCGCGGCCCGCGCAACGCGTCGCCGTCGCCATCGCCCTGGGCCGGATGCAGGAAAAGCAGGGGCGGCCCGACGAGGCGATCCGCACCTATCGTTCGCTGCCCGGGCGCTTTCAACGCGATCCGCGGCTGCTGTTCGAACTGGGCCGGCTCTATTTTCAAATGCAGGACAACGAGGCCGGCGCGGCCGAATTCCGCGAATTGCTGGTGTACAGCGGCGACGCGCGCCTGCTGATGAGCGCCGCGAAACTGTGCGCCGGCGCGGGTCAGCACGAACTGTCGGTCGATCTGCTCGGCGCCGCCTACCGCGCCGACGGCCAGGCGACGACCGCCGGCGTGCTCTACCTCGAACAATTGCTGTTGCGCGAGCAGGATCGCGGCAACCTGACGCTGATCAACGAACTGCACCAGAAGGTCGCGCAGGATGACGAGCGCGAACTGCTTTACTGGCTCGAGCTGTTCTGGTACGCCGAAACCGGCCGCAACGACTATTTCAACGAGCTCTTGCCCTACGCCTTGCGGCTCGTCGCCCGCCGGCCGGCCACCAAGGTCGAACTGGCCGAGTGGGCCTCCGTGGTGCAGGATCGGCTGTATGGAATGCGCCGCGGCGAGATGCTCGACCTGCTCGCCGTTTTCGCGCGAAAGATTAAGGCCGAGACCTTCGCCGCCAAATACGCCGTTTCCCTCGTTGAAAAAACCGTGAAGGGAGATTGA
- a CDS encoding sigma 54-interacting transcriptional regulator — MTIDKDEFFHRVTKAITGTLDIEKGLDQCFRLLQKFMPVNQMNLLLYDSSVGMMKLLAGATNMDVPFSHQNIVALPEIARQFVDRLLVENKPFITSINGLDDLLKIGFSSGDYDQMGIPIEFINEMSRFILGLFIEGKNVAFLEVSTFGLNHYTEEHGQLLLLLNEPLAIAVDNYLTHQEVLKLKAMLEDDNRFLQAELHHLIGDQIIGVDMGLRPVMDMVEQVASKNSPVMLFGETGVGKDLIANAIHDASPRRNGPFIKVNCGAIPENLIDSELFGHEKGAFTGAIARKRGRFERADQGTIFLDEIGELPLPAQVHLLRVIQNKEFERVGGTEILKTDVRIISATNRNIEDMVSARQFREDLYFRLNVFPILIPPLRHRKTDIPALAQYFIERKVIDLKIAKTPSLAPGALRRLMEHKWPGNVRELENLIERELILNKGPVLEFPSLTPVGDADLVKNGKAAPQAARLDEAMADHIQYALSLAKGKVHGKGGAAEILGINPSTLRSRMKKLGIPYGRK; from the coding sequence ATGACAATTGACAAAGATGAATTTTTTCATCGGGTGACCAAGGCAATTACCGGCACTTTGGATATTGAAAAAGGGTTGGATCAATGTTTTCGCTTATTGCAGAAATTTATGCCCGTCAATCAGATGAATCTGCTGCTCTATGATTCGTCGGTCGGAATGATGAAGTTATTAGCCGGTGCAACCAATATGGATGTGCCATTCTCACATCAGAATATTGTGGCTCTTCCGGAAATCGCCCGGCAGTTTGTCGACCGCCTGCTGGTCGAAAACAAGCCTTTTATCACTTCGATCAACGGATTAGATGATTTGCTGAAAATCGGCTTTTCATCTGGTGATTACGATCAGATGGGGATTCCGATCGAATTCATCAACGAAATGTCGCGGTTCATCCTGGGTTTGTTCATCGAAGGCAAAAACGTGGCCTTTCTGGAGGTTTCGACTTTCGGTCTGAACCATTATACGGAGGAACACGGGCAATTGCTGCTCTTGCTAAACGAACCGTTGGCTATCGCCGTGGACAACTACCTGACTCACCAGGAAGTATTGAAACTCAAAGCCATGTTGGAAGACGACAATCGTTTTCTGCAGGCCGAACTCCACCATCTCATCGGCGATCAGATCATCGGCGTGGACATGGGTCTGCGGCCGGTCATGGATATGGTGGAACAGGTGGCGTCGAAGAACAGCCCGGTCATGCTCTTCGGCGAAACGGGGGTCGGCAAGGATTTGATCGCCAATGCCATTCACGACGCGTCGCCCCGCCGGAACGGGCCCTTCATCAAAGTGAATTGCGGTGCGATTCCCGAAAACCTCATCGACAGCGAGCTTTTCGGCCACGAAAAGGGAGCGTTCACGGGGGCGATCGCGCGCAAGCGCGGTCGCTTCGAGCGCGCCGACCAGGGGACGATTTTTCTCGACGAAATCGGTGAATTGCCCTTGCCGGCACAGGTGCATTTGTTGCGCGTCATCCAAAACAAGGAATTCGAACGCGTCGGCGGCACTGAAATCCTGAAAACCGACGTTCGCATCATCTCGGCCACCAACCGCAACATCGAGGATATGGTCTCGGCCAGGCAATTTCGCGAGGATTTGTATTTCCGGTTGAATGTCTTTCCCATTTTGATTCCGCCGTTACGGCATCGAAAAACCGACATCCCCGCCCTGGCGCAATATTTTATCGAGCGCAAGGTGATCGATCTGAAGATCGCCAAAACTCCCTCACTGGCGCCGGGAGCCCTCCGGCGGCTGATGGAGCACAAATGGCCCGGCAATGTCCGTGAGCTGGAAAACCTGATCGAGCGGGAACTGATCCTGAACAAGGGACCGGTGCTGGAATTCCCAAGTCTGACACCCGTCGGCGATGCCGATCTCGTGAAAAACGGCAAGGCAGCGCCCCAAGCGGCCCGGTTGGACGAGGCGATGGCCGACCATATCCAGTACGCACTCTCCCTCGCCAAAGGAAAAGTGCACGGCAAGGGCGGCGCGGCGGAAATCCTGGGAATCAATCCCAGCACCTTGCGCAGCCGGATGAAAAAGCTGGGCATTCCGTATGGTCGCAAGTGA
- a CDS encoding outer membrane beta-barrel protein: MKKQLLIPLLVLAALLMMTGSSFAWGVTAKDNPFAAGKFMLNLSSGLDFGMGTDTFEPEDGDEVETDIAQFGAGVQGGYFILKGWELGPALRYDYRSVTDEDDNITSTSEAFAGIQTGYYYATPIPVHPFINVEVGYDYQGLNNEPDEGDSTSDTAGGFAVRPSLGAVFFFADEIALTPSVYYQYTSLSGTDDTSGTEFDYDATSSRFGLQIGLTGIF; encoded by the coding sequence TTGAAAAAGCAGCTTTTGATTCCTCTGTTGGTTCTGGCGGCTTTGTTGATGATGACCGGCAGCTCCTTTGCCTGGGGTGTAACGGCCAAGGACAATCCGTTCGCGGCAGGCAAATTCATGTTGAATCTGTCCAGCGGGCTCGACTTCGGCATGGGCACCGACACCTTCGAGCCGGAAGACGGCGATGAAGTCGAAACCGACATCGCCCAATTCGGAGCCGGCGTTCAAGGCGGCTATTTCATCCTGAAAGGCTGGGAACTCGGACCGGCGCTACGGTACGACTATCGGAGCGTCACCGACGAGGACGACAACATCACTTCCACCAGCGAGGCGTTCGCGGGCATTCAAACCGGCTACTACTATGCCACGCCCATCCCGGTGCACCCCTTCATCAATGTCGAAGTCGGTTACGATTATCAAGGCCTCAATAACGAACCCGATGAAGGCGACAGCACTTCCGACACCGCCGGCGGATTCGCCGTACGGCCCAGCCTCGGCGCGGTCTTCTTCTTTGCCGATGAAATCGCCCTGACGCCTTCGGTCTACTATCAATACACCTCGCTTTCCGGCACGGACGACACGAGCGGAACCGAATTCGATTACGACGCGACCTCGAGCCGGTTCGGCCTCCAAATCGGCCTGACCGGAATTTTCTAG
- a CDS encoding TolC family protein, with product MKRRWFTAWAVVTVLILAASAPAFALDLKECLSRGLAHSDRVLAARAEMEQRDQERYAAATRFLPQVTLQAHQTWLDVHDTMPDMSLTLPAGLPAEQAALFGSMLGQIDFNAFTAVPDHDNDLTLQAYQPLTQIPRLALYDRMASNTAEAARLGYRATRDRIALYLAMNYFQALIAEKKTATLEQALARVERLETDAQAMKTQGLITKADLLKIQMSRSEVALQLKQARSDEAYAKSYLAKLLDLPLAEIELRDPPTALADHRELAWHLEQGERDRPEIQLTRLQEKIARENRAASYLQLLPDVGAVAAANWNDDGLDTTPDRTYSAGFVLTWNFWGLGGDVLQSRATAYAAEKTMHEARGTRIDLQMSIEKAWRDANLARESVETNRQVLAQAEENFRIEQNRYRVGQTTTTDLLGAQTQLTSAQTGYDAASYLAVLADASLAAAIGEIPFQNLRQADDAPAAALPSRDRE from the coding sequence ATGAAGCGGCGCTGGTTCACCGCTTGGGCGGTAGTGACGGTCTTGATTCTGGCAGCCAGCGCCCCGGCGTTCGCCCTGGATCTGAAGGAGTGCCTCTCCCGGGGCCTGGCCCATTCGGATCGGGTTTTGGCCGCGCGGGCGGAAATGGAGCAACGCGATCAGGAGCGTTATGCCGCGGCGACCCGTTTTCTACCGCAGGTCACCCTGCAGGCGCACCAAACCTGGCTGGATGTTCACGATACCATGCCGGACATGTCGCTGACGCTGCCTGCCGGATTGCCGGCGGAGCAGGCGGCCCTTTTCGGTTCGATGCTGGGCCAGATCGACTTCAACGCCTTTACGGCGGTGCCCGATCACGACAACGATTTGACATTGCAGGCTTATCAACCGCTGACGCAAATACCGCGCCTCGCGTTGTACGACCGAATGGCGAGCAACACGGCCGAAGCGGCCCGTTTGGGCTATCGGGCGACCCGGGATCGGATCGCGCTCTATCTGGCCATGAATTACTTTCAGGCGCTGATCGCCGAAAAGAAAACCGCGACGCTCGAACAGGCGCTGGCGCGCGTCGAGCGATTGGAAACCGATGCCCAGGCAATGAAAACGCAAGGCCTGATCACCAAGGCCGATCTATTGAAAATCCAAATGAGCCGCAGCGAAGTGGCGCTGCAACTGAAGCAGGCCCGCAGCGACGAAGCCTACGCCAAGTCCTACCTCGCCAAACTGCTGGATCTGCCGCTCGCGGAGATTGAACTGCGCGATCCGCCGACCGCCCTGGCGGATCACCGTGAACTCGCGTGGCACCTCGAACAGGGCGAACGAGATCGGCCGGAAATCCAGCTTACCCGGCTGCAGGAGAAGATCGCCCGGGAAAATCGTGCCGCCTCCTATCTTCAACTGCTGCCGGATGTCGGCGCCGTCGCCGCCGCAAACTGGAACGACGACGGCCTGGACACGACGCCGGACCGAACGTACTCGGCGGGATTCGTGCTGACCTGGAATTTCTGGGGCCTGGGAGGCGACGTGCTCCAGTCCCGCGCGACTGCCTACGCGGCCGAGAAGACGATGCACGAAGCGCGCGGGACGCGGATCGACTTGCAGATGTCGATCGAGAAGGCCTGGCGCGACGCCAATCTGGCCCGGGAATCCGTCGAAACCAATCGGCAGGTTCTCGCCCAGGCGGAAGAGAATTTCCGGATCGAACAAAACCGCTACCGGGTCGGTCAGACCACGACCACCGACCTGCTCGGCGCCCAGACGCAACTGACCTCGGCGCAGACCGGTTACGACGCCGCCAGCTACCTGGCGGTGCTGGCCGACGCCTCGCTGGCCGCCGCGATCGGCGAAATACCTTTCCAGAATTTGCGGCAGGCCGACGATGCCCCGGCAGCCGCTCTCCCCAGCCGCGATCGGGAATAA
- a CDS encoding efflux RND transporter periplasmic adaptor subunit: MKSLFRLLPLLLALLALTAAGCRSSAASRENSGAAGAAEKETAGPAVAVQKLGANEAVPAITASGTALPLRDSLLGSEVNGKITQIVVARGQAVKRGQILMRLNPEAFQLGVEQAQSAYDAAAIAADQLQRDYERYETLRRDESISEVAFEAIRLQQQQALARRTMAAAALKSAKKSLGDSILTAPYDGVVTQILKEVGETVTLMPPTPLLRLVDLSALEVQIFLPENDGRFVLPDQEATVRVESIGLETTGRVVFVSSQLQPGTQSFEVRLRIENPENRIRAGSFVSVTIPRRLPDGAVLVPATAIGQEPNGRSFVVVEEDDEFVKTPVTPGIVIGDRVLIEEGLPRDATIAATAAALNQPANGKAGRP, from the coding sequence ATGAAATCGCTGTTTCGCTTGTTGCCGCTGCTGTTGGCGCTACTGGCCCTGACGGCGGCCGGTTGTCGATCGTCCGCTGCTTCTCGCGAAAACTCCGGAGCGGCCGGCGCCGCCGAAAAAGAAACCGCGGGGCCGGCCGTGGCGGTCCAGAAACTCGGCGCGAACGAAGCGGTCCCGGCGATCACGGCCTCCGGCACGGCGCTGCCCTTGCGCGACAGTCTGCTCGGCAGCGAGGTCAACGGCAAAATCACCCAAATCGTCGTAGCGCGCGGCCAGGCCGTCAAACGCGGCCAGATTCTAATGCGATTGAACCCGGAGGCGTTCCAATTGGGCGTCGAACAGGCGCAATCTGCATACGACGCCGCCGCAATCGCGGCCGACCAACTGCAACGCGATTACGAGCGTTATGAAACGTTGCGCCGGGATGAATCCATTTCGGAAGTCGCGTTTGAGGCAATACGGCTACAACAGCAACAAGCCCTCGCCCGCCGGACGATGGCCGCCGCCGCCCTGAAAAGCGCGAAAAAATCGCTCGGCGACAGCATCCTCACCGCGCCTTACGACGGCGTCGTCACGCAAATTTTGAAGGAAGTCGGCGAAACCGTGACCCTCATGCCGCCGACTCCTCTATTACGCCTGGTCGATCTGTCGGCGCTCGAGGTGCAGATTTTCCTGCCCGAAAACGACGGCCGATTCGTGCTTCCCGATCAGGAGGCGACGGTGCGCGTGGAAAGTATTGGCTTGGAAACGACCGGCCGCGTGGTCTTCGTTTCCAGCCAACTGCAACCCGGAACCCAATCTTTCGAAGTTCGCCTGCGAATCGAGAACCCCGAAAACCGCATCCGGGCCGGTTCGTTCGTGAGCGTAACGATCCCGCGCCGATTGCCGGACGGCGCGGTGCTCGTCCCGGCGACGGCGATCGGCCAGGAGCCGAACGGGCGGTCCTTCGTAGTCGTCGAGGAAGACGATGAGTTCGTCAAAACACCGGTCACGCCCGGCATCGTCATCGGCGACCGTGTTTTGATCGAGGAGGGCTTGCCCCGCGATGCGACGATTGCCGCCACGGCGGCCGCGCTGAACCAGCCGGCAAACGGCAAGGCCGGGCGGCCTTGA